The following proteins are encoded in a genomic region of Doryrhamphus excisus isolate RoL2022-K1 chromosome 6, RoL_Dexc_1.0, whole genome shotgun sequence:
- the sspn gene encoding sarcospan has product MGLGRKGSSEQKNGRQRREDSPSRDGGHKCGRACRFPLLVALLQLLLGVAVTVVAFLMLTISKSLLARETPHWAGIILCLVSIVGFILYCVTYRPDERSSVQFIVKLLYFALCAIGLVISVLVVAFAGYHHAQTSSFSCMPAAEDCMCTLDPHDPIARTFTYQGVGDCREITETLALYHLLQIVLNLGQALVCAVGAFIMWKQRYQVFFAGLQIGTFQQWHKV; this is encoded by the exons ATGGGCCTGGGCCGGAAAGGTTCCTCAGAGCAGAAGAATGGCAGACAGAGGAGAGAAGATAGCCCGTCGCGAGACGGCGGCCATAAGTGCGGAAGAGCGTGCCGCTTCCCTCTGCTTGTGGCTCTGCTTCAGCTGCTTCTGGGGGTGGCCGTCACAGTTGTGGCCTTTCTCATGTTGACCATCAGCAAGTCACTGCTGGCCAGAGAGACGCCACACTGGGCTGGGATCATT CTGTGCTTGGTTTCCATTGTGGGCTTCATCCTGTACTGCGTCACCTATCGGCCTGATGAGCGCTCGTCCGTGCAGTTCATCGTCAAG CTCCTGTACTTTGCCCTGTGTGCAATCGGCCTGGTTATTTCCGTCCTGGTTGTGGCCTTTGCCGGATACCACCATGCACAGACCAGCAGCTTCAGCTGCATGCCCGCCGCCGAGGACTGTATGTGCACTTTGGACCCGCATGACCCGATAGCTCGCACTTTCACCTATCAGGGAGTCGGCGACTGTCGGGAGATCACCGAGACGCTCGCGTTGTATCATTTGCTCCAGATTGTGCTGAACCTTGGCCAGGCTTTGGTCTGTGCCGTGGGCGCCTTCATCATGTGGAAGCAACGCTAccaggttttctttgctggtCTTCAGATCGGAACCTTCCAGCAGTGGCACAAGGTTTAA
- the bhlhe41 gene encoding class E basic helix-loop-helix protein 41 → MDERVTHLHDRHFMDRPEFLGVDYPSLYMCKPKRGIKREDGGKDAYKLPHRLIEKKRRDRINECIGQLKDLLPEHLKLSTLGHLEKAVVLELTLKHLNALTAVTEQQHQKIIALQNGDAPMKSSIHADLDSFHSGFQTCAREVLQYLSQFENWTTREQSCAQLVKHLHKVLSQVQSGTLPLLQQHHELPSRETPPDSQKADNQVPVIQRTQGGDATENDTDTDSGYGGEAEKSDGKDKECEGGGKATKIKQEFGDNRPAKKPKMNWSGGNGSGGSDVAFMNSLMGLTGVGQQTPICMPFYFINPSAAASYMPFFDKNNMEKCVYPAAAAAAAAALASPFPWLYPAQASASTAAATAAFPGLSVHFGASAPCKDTMQCGDEGEVSSPDEREESPACDEADDDVIGASQESQGDPFPACQSS, encoded by the exons ATGGATGAAAGAGTAACACATTTACACGACAGACACTTCATGGACCGTCCGGAATTTTTAGG GGTAGACTACCCCTCTCTTTATATGTGCAAACCCAAACGCGGCATAAAGCGGGAAGATGGCGGAAAG GACGCTTATAAGTTACCACACCGTTTGATAGAGAAAAAGAGAAGAGACCGAATCAATGAATGTATCGGTCAGCTGAAGGATCTGTTGCCGGAACATTTAAAGCTATCG ACTCTCGGCCATCTAGAGAAAGCGGTTGTTTTGGAATTAACTCTAAAACATTTAAACGCACTGACCGCAGTCACGGAGCAGCAGCACCAGAAGATCATTGCTTTGCAGAACG GAGACGCCCCGATGAAGTCGTCCATTCACGCCGATCTGGACTCCTTCCACTCCGGGTTCCAAACGTGTGCCAGAGAGGTCCTGCAGTACCTGAGTCAGTTTGAGAACTGGACCACACGTGAACAGAGTTGCGCTCAACTGGTCAAGCACCTCCACAAAGTCCTGTCTCAGGTCCAATCCGGTACGCTACCTCTTCTGCAGCAACATCACGAGCTCCCCAGTAGAGAAACGCCACCAGATAGCCAGAAAGCCGACAACCAAGTCCCGGTCATACAGAGAACCCAAGGCGGGGATGCTACGGAGAACGACACGGACACGGACAGTGGATACGGTGGCGAGGCAGAAAAGAGTGACGGCAAGGACAAAGAATGCGAGGGAGGAGGTAAAGCTACAAAGATCAAGCAGGAGTTTGGAGACAATCGTCCTGCTAAGAAACCAAAGATGAACTGGTCCGGCGGGAATGGTTCCGGCGGCTCGGATGTGGCGTTCATGAACTCTCTGATGGGATTAACCGGTGTTGGACAGCAGACTCCGATTTGCATGCCTTTCTACTTCATCAACCCGTCTGCCGCTGCGTCTTACATGcctttttttgacaaaaacaacatggagAAATGCGTGTACCCGgctgctgccgctgccgccgccgccgcgctCGCTTCCCCCTTTCCGTGGCTCTACCCCGCGCAAGCATCAGCATCAACCGCCGCTGCTACTGCGGCGTTTCCCGGCCTGTCGGTGCACTTTGGAGCTTCTGCTCCATGCAAGGACACGATGCAATGTGGAGACGAGGGCGAGGTGAGCTCACCTGATGAGCGGGAGGAAAGTCCCGCCTGTGACGAAGCTGACGATGACGTCATCGGCGCGTCACAGGAAAGCCAGGGTGACCCGTTTCCTGCCTGTCAAAGCAGCTAA